Proteins encoded in a region of the Flammeovirga yaeyamensis genome:
- a CDS encoding Do family serine endopeptidase, with protein MKKQFLSMMAASVLGGVITIGAYTTFFAPQQIVTKNEVEKSVAFTNYENTVDRKDYVVPEGMNFIKAAEKATPAVVHIKTYVDFSNRPSRSTPRFFHDFFGEPRSGEGQLGSGSGVILTADGYIATNNHVIEGASKIEVVLEDKHVYTAELVGTDPTTDLALLKIKPENNLDFLAFGNSDNVKVGEWVLAVGNPYELTSTVTAGIVSAKARNINILRSKTNLSVESFIQTDAAVNPGNSGGALVDLNGALIGINTAIASKTGSFTGYSFAVPSELVKKVMDDLREYGAVQRALIGVQIQDVDQKIADEAGLDKIAGVAVVDVSPQGAAEEAGIEAGDIIVKINEEEIETVSELQEIIARRRPGDQVNVTVSRKGKLKDFEVKLKNTMNTTDIVKAPKNSSEAIAALSAEVQPISDKQANALGIKGGLAITKLVPNGKLYNAGIKEGFIITYVDREPVRSLDDLGVALRGKSGGILIEGIYPNGEREYVGIGL; from the coding sequence ATGAAAAAACAATTTTTATCAATGATGGCAGCTTCTGTATTGGGTGGTGTCATTACGATTGGAGCTTACACTACATTTTTCGCTCCTCAACAAATCGTGACGAAAAATGAAGTTGAAAAGAGTGTAGCATTTACGAATTACGAAAATACGGTTGACCGAAAAGACTATGTCGTTCCTGAAGGGATGAATTTTATTAAAGCAGCAGAAAAAGCTACTCCTGCTGTAGTTCACATTAAAACATATGTTGATTTTTCTAACAGGCCTTCTAGAAGTACGCCTCGTTTCTTCCATGATTTCTTTGGAGAGCCTAGAAGTGGTGAAGGACAACTTGGATCTGGTTCTGGTGTAATCCTCACTGCTGATGGATATATTGCCACAAACAACCACGTTATTGAAGGAGCTTCTAAAATTGAAGTAGTATTAGAAGACAAGCATGTTTATACAGCAGAATTAGTAGGCACCGATCCAACAACAGATTTGGCCTTATTGAAAATTAAACCAGAAAACAATTTAGATTTTCTAGCTTTTGGAAATTCAGACAATGTTAAAGTCGGTGAATGGGTTTTAGCCGTGGGAAACCCTTACGAACTTACTTCTACAGTTACTGCAGGTATTGTCAGTGCTAAAGCGAGAAACATTAATATATTAAGATCGAAAACAAATTTATCTGTCGAATCATTTATTCAAACAGATGCTGCTGTTAACCCAGGTAACTCTGGTGGTGCATTAGTTGACTTAAACGGTGCATTGATTGGTATCAATACTGCTATTGCCTCTAAAACAGGGTCGTTTACAGGATATTCTTTTGCTGTACCTTCTGAGTTGGTTAAAAAGGTGATGGATGACCTTAGAGAATACGGTGCGGTGCAAAGAGCTTTAATAGGAGTTCAGATTCAGGATGTAGATCAAAAAATCGCAGACGAAGCTGGGCTTGATAAAATCGCTGGTGTTGCTGTTGTCGATGTAAGTCCACAAGGAGCTGCTGAAGAAGCGGGTATTGAGGCAGGTGACATCATTGTAAAAATTAATGAAGAGGAAATTGAAACAGTTTCAGAACTTCAAGAAATTATTGCAAGAAGACGACCTGGTGATCAAGTAAATGTAACTGTTAGCAGAAAAGGTAAGTTGAAAGATTTTGAGGTGAAATTGAAAAACACAATGAATACTACAGATATTGTGAAAGCACCGAAAAATTCGAGTGAAGCCATTGCTGCATTATCTGCAGAGGTACAACCAATTTCTGATAAACAAGCGAATGCATTAGGAATTAAAGGTGGTTTGGCTATAACAAAGCTCGTACCTAATGGTAAACTTTATAATGCAGGAATAAAAGAAGGTTTTATTATTACTTACGTCGATCGTGAACCGGTTCGTTCGTTAGATGACCTTGGAGTTGCCCTAAGAGGGAAGTCAGGAGGTATTTTAATTGAAGGAATTTATCCAAATGGCGAAAGAGAGTACGTAGGAATTGGATTATAA
- a CDS encoding thioredoxin family protein: MFTLPTKLIQLRNNNHLREILDNNQKVILDFSTDWCPPCRVMEGTIANLTFELEGKAIVVKVDPEKFKDIADQYKIKGIPYFVGVVDNIESGRAHGIVPIQQLKNMINE, from the coding sequence ATGTTTACGTTACCAACCAAATTGATTCAGCTTAGAAATAATAATCACTTGAGAGAAATCCTTGATAACAACCAAAAAGTGATTTTAGATTTTTCTACCGATTGGTGTCCTCCGTGCCGTGTAATGGAAGGAACAATTGCGAACCTTACTTTCGAATTAGAGGGAAAGGCTATCGTAGTTAAAGTAGATCCAGAAAAGTTTAAGGATATTGCCGATCAATATAAGATTAAGGGTATTCCCTATTTTGTAGGTGTAGTAGATAATATAGAGTCGGGTAGGGCACATGGAATTGTACCTATTCAACAATTAAAAAATATGATCAATGAATAA
- a CDS encoding AAA domain-containing protein — protein sequence MQKTLKTYQKRLANLSARNKSLYLPKAYTGQYVDLAHLDHLLNFPSIEIIQQLIRGKKNIPICPVADSRDAQANKASAQLRKVGKTAKFVLEEGGRHDLFLGYPFVHGRLMTGGNLRGPLLFFPIRLVVDNNNWILQLREDTEVTFNKTLLLAISHHNNVRFSDDFLEMTFEEFPKDPQEFLVKLYHTLEDSNLELNFNQDTFGEFIKEFEHLKKAHFTDTYGEGQMKIFSEALIGIFPQSDSYLMPDYDNLLENYAIKDLEEFFGNSEDHLDELGLSETFGGKAHQEEELLSPYPMDASQEKVVKEIKAGHSVVVQGPPGSGKSQLICNLIADFTTRGKNVLVISQKRAALDVVYKRMKQIQLGTFCAMVHDHRYDRGYIYQKMKDQIDALDKFKEDNNSLGAMQLERNFALRSKQIDSALTQLNEFRAALFDTQECGVSAKELYLRCDLKAPHTHLKGCYQQFELEKVGEYKKRLKTYLKFGSKLDHEDYTWKDRIPFNHFEGNALTDMMEILDEIIPFRDEIVEKIEENIQVKLSFDECLWISKQEEQVNKFMQMISDPLVYKMFNAMIKKRGRVPTIQDWSNHQRGCMSSFSHKGTQIEKTLKDQELGDVIQWVNDAIGNRSNPLLIVKWQFSKYKKFVLELLQKNQLPNTVKGLQQLRERLENRMNLTHQKNDMKKYQWLREFPEELEAEAWEEWFKAGLNAIEARKIYVSLRSSVQFIELYNFSYDELWTKIDILFKTINRIIPVRQHWEKYLSHLEIEDILNDKVDIDKMKETLEEDFDEICRFDALKESFQPHEWAALRLIDGHMDGMHKYPIDEVLAYFDNSVNISWLYHIETKHPVLRIVSNGALEQLEENLQEAILEKRSIANDMTLVRLKERTYDKVEYNRLNNRVTYRDLYHQVNKKRAIWPLRKTFHKFQDEILDLLPCWLTSPEAASAIFPLIPFFDLVIFDEASQCFAEKGIPAMYRGTQVAILGDSQQLPPFDLYKPRWEEDDDFDLDPALEVDSLLDLGKQFLSEHYLMGHYRSESFDLIDFSNRYFYKNKLRFIPYFDKMDKHDTGISFHHVENGEWKKGVNQEEAVAVVKKAKKLVDDGEKSIGIITFNHKQQELIQEIMDRINVNWPKDMIVKNIENIQGDERDHILISVTYAPNDKGKLNLQFGVLNQEGGERRLNVAITRARKKEYVFSSIMAHQLKTEETKNEGPKMLKEFLHFAFEVGDKGYQPSSYVDDQWKYGKTLKEEIGHQTDTVEMMPFSALTVMEKETPIGLLMTDDENYHQFISTKEAHGYFPIELKKKGWNFGRFYSRNLWKNQKKFKKYVGEFIDNLENERFM from the coding sequence GTGCAAAAGACCTTAAAGACCTATCAAAAAAGATTGGCTAATCTATCTGCTAGAAATAAATCTTTGTATTTGCCAAAAGCATATACAGGTCAGTATGTAGATCTTGCTCACTTGGATCATTTATTAAATTTCCCTTCCATAGAAATTATTCAACAATTAATTCGTGGAAAGAAAAATATTCCCATTTGTCCAGTGGCAGATAGTCGGGATGCTCAAGCCAATAAAGCAAGTGCACAGTTGCGTAAGGTGGGTAAAACGGCCAAGTTTGTTCTCGAAGAAGGTGGTCGACACGATTTATTCCTGGGCTATCCTTTCGTTCATGGTCGTTTAATGACTGGAGGAAATTTAAGAGGACCACTTCTATTTTTTCCTATCCGTTTAGTGGTAGATAATAACAATTGGATCCTTCAATTAAGAGAAGATACCGAGGTTACTTTCAATAAAACGCTTCTTTTAGCCATCTCGCATCACAACAATGTGCGTTTCTCTGATGATTTCTTAGAGATGACATTTGAGGAATTCCCTAAAGACCCTCAAGAGTTTTTGGTAAAATTATACCATACGCTAGAAGACTCGAATCTTGAACTTAATTTCAATCAAGATACTTTTGGAGAATTTATCAAAGAGTTTGAGCATTTGAAAAAAGCACACTTTACCGATACCTACGGTGAAGGTCAGATGAAAATCTTCTCAGAAGCTCTCATCGGGATATTTCCTCAATCAGATAGCTATTTGATGCCCGATTATGACAATCTATTGGAAAATTACGCCATCAAAGATTTGGAAGAGTTCTTTGGAAACTCCGAAGATCATTTAGATGAATTGGGATTGTCGGAAACTTTTGGAGGAAAGGCACATCAAGAAGAAGAGTTGCTTTCTCCTTATCCAATGGACGCTTCTCAAGAAAAAGTGGTTAAGGAAATAAAAGCGGGACACTCTGTGGTGGTACAAGGCCCTCCGGGTAGTGGTAAATCACAATTAATTTGTAACCTAATTGCCGATTTCACTACGAGAGGTAAAAACGTTTTGGTAATTTCTCAAAAACGTGCCGCCTTGGATGTGGTGTACAAAAGAATGAAACAAATTCAGTTAGGGACTTTCTGTGCGATGGTGCACGATCATCGTTATGATAGAGGGTACATCTATCAGAAAATGAAAGACCAAATTGATGCTTTAGATAAATTTAAAGAGGACAATAATAGCCTTGGGGCAATGCAATTGGAAAGGAATTTTGCTCTTCGCTCCAAACAAATTGATAGTGCCTTAACCCAATTAAACGAATTTAGAGCAGCACTTTTTGACACCCAAGAATGTGGTGTTTCAGCCAAAGAACTTTATTTAAGGTGTGATCTTAAAGCACCTCACACTCACCTCAAGGGTTGTTATCAACAATTTGAGTTGGAAAAAGTAGGTGAATATAAAAAGCGTTTAAAAACTTACTTAAAGTTTGGCAGTAAGCTAGACCACGAAGATTATACCTGGAAAGACCGTATTCCTTTCAATCATTTTGAAGGAAACGCTTTAACAGATATGATGGAAATTCTCGATGAAATTATTCCATTTAGAGACGAAATAGTCGAAAAAATTGAAGAGAATATCCAAGTAAAACTCTCTTTTGATGAATGCCTCTGGATCTCTAAACAAGAAGAACAGGTAAACAAATTTATGCAAATGATCTCCGATCCTTTAGTATATAAAATGTTCAATGCCATGATCAAAAAAAGAGGTCGAGTGCCGACGATTCAAGATTGGAGTAATCATCAAAGAGGCTGTATGTCTTCTTTCTCACATAAGGGAACTCAAATCGAAAAAACTTTAAAAGATCAGGAATTAGGAGATGTAATTCAATGGGTAAACGATGCCATTGGTAATCGTTCAAATCCGTTATTGATCGTAAAATGGCAATTCTCGAAATACAAGAAATTTGTCCTTGAACTACTTCAAAAAAATCAGCTTCCTAATACCGTAAAAGGTCTTCAACAATTAAGAGAACGTTTGGAGAATAGAATGAACTTAACCCATCAGAAAAATGATATGAAGAAGTATCAGTGGTTAAGGGAATTCCCAGAAGAATTAGAAGCAGAAGCTTGGGAAGAGTGGTTTAAAGCGGGATTAAATGCCATTGAAGCAAGAAAAATATATGTCTCACTTCGTTCTAGCGTACAATTTATTGAGTTGTATAATTTTAGTTACGACGAGCTTTGGACAAAAATTGATATCCTTTTCAAAACCATCAATAGGATTATCCCAGTAAGACAGCATTGGGAAAAATACCTCTCTCATTTAGAGATTGAAGACATCTTAAATGATAAAGTTGATATCGATAAAATGAAAGAAACTTTAGAAGAGGATTTCGACGAGATTTGTCGCTTTGATGCTTTAAAAGAATCTTTCCAACCCCACGAATGGGCTGCCCTCCGTTTGATCGATGGACACATGGACGGCATGCACAAATACCCAATTGATGAGGTGCTTGCGTATTTCGATAATAGTGTCAACATCAGTTGGTTGTACCATATTGAGACCAAACACCCTGTATTGCGTATTGTTTCCAACGGAGCTTTAGAACAATTAGAGGAAAATCTTCAGGAAGCAATTCTTGAAAAAAGATCCATTGCCAATGATATGACTTTGGTTCGTCTTAAAGAACGTACTTACGATAAAGTAGAATATAATCGATTGAATAATCGTGTCACTTATCGCGATCTATATCATCAAGTAAATAAAAAGCGAGCGATTTGGCCGCTCCGCAAAACATTCCATAAGTTCCAAGATGAGATTTTGGATTTATTGCCGTGTTGGTTAACATCGCCAGAAGCAGCATCTGCTATTTTCCCTTTAATTCCATTTTTCGATTTAGTCATCTTTGATGAAGCTTCCCAATGTTTTGCAGAAAAAGGAATTCCTGCCATGTACCGCGGAACTCAAGTGGCCATTTTGGGAGATTCACAACAACTTCCACCATTTGATTTATACAAGCCAAGATGGGAAGAAGATGATGATTTCGATTTAGATCCTGCTTTGGAAGTCGATTCCCTTTTAGATTTGGGTAAACAATTCTTATCCGAACATTATCTAATGGGACACTACAGAAGTGAATCTTTCGATTTAATTGATTTCTCCAATCGTTATTTCTATAAAAATAAACTTCGATTTATTCCTTATTTCGACAAGATGGACAAACATGACACTGGCATTTCCTTCCATCATGTAGAAAATGGAGAATGGAAAAAAGGAGTGAATCAAGAAGAGGCTGTAGCAGTGGTAAAGAAAGCAAAAAAACTAGTGGACGATGGAGAGAAAAGTATTGGCATTATCACTTTTAACCACAAACAGCAAGAGCTTATTCAAGAAATTATGGATCGTATCAACGTCAATTGGCCAAAAGATATGATTGTAAAGAATATAGAAAACATTCAGGGAGACGAGAGAGATCACATTTTGATTTCTGTGACTTATGCTCCTAATGATAAAGGCAAGTTGAATTTACAGTTTGGAGTACTGAACCAAGAAGGTGGAGAACGACGTTTGAATGTTGCCATTACTAGAGCCAGAAAGAAAGAATATGTTTTTAGTAGTATCATGGCACATCAGTTAAAGACGGAGGAAACGAAAAACGAAGGGCCAAAAATGCTAAAAGAATTCTTACATTTTGCTTTTGAAGTAGGAGATAAAGGATATCAGCCTTCGAGCTATGTAGACGATCAATGGAAGTATGGTAAAACGCTCAAAGAAGAAATAGGACATCAAACAGATACGGTGGAAATGATGCCTTTCTCTGCTTTAACCGTGATGGAAAAAGAGACACCAATAGGCTTATTGATGACAGACGACGAAAATTATCATCAGTTTATTTCTACAAAAGAAGCACACGGCTATTTTCCTATTGAACTGAAAAAGAAAGGATGGAACTTTGGTCGTTTCTATAGCCGAAACTTATGGAAGAATCAGAAGAAGTTTAAAAAATATGTTGGCGAATTTATAGATAATCTAGAGAATGAACGTTTTATGTAG
- a CDS encoding FAD:protein FMN transferase has translation MDNRKKNIFYSIFLFAFIGLTYLYRSYNEPKATHFHVRGTTFGVVPYNVKYIDEEGRELDNDIKKVLEDFNQSLSTYIPSSEISRFNSGMNFTYETDFFYPVIKESKEIFEETKGAFDPTIQPLVKGWGFGPGKTPTIKESEIDSILQFVGFDKYITFDEKTVTKSKAGVELDFSAIAKGYAVDVVAKILDDKNIKNYMVEIGGEVVCKGHNEKEKIWKIGIDNPRFKEGTGEALSVIVSLDNKALATSGNYRNFYVKDGKKYAHTLDPRTGYPVQHSLLSASVFSSSCMASDAYATAFMVAGLEEAKRIVAENSDLEAILIYDDNGEMKTYISEGAKAFLSE, from the coding sequence ATGGATAACAGGAAGAAAAATATATTTTATTCAATATTTTTATTTGCGTTCATCGGATTGACGTATTTGTACAGGTCTTATAACGAACCAAAAGCTACTCATTTTCATGTGAGAGGAACCACTTTTGGAGTAGTACCTTATAACGTAAAATATATTGATGAAGAGGGAAGAGAACTAGATAACGATATCAAAAAGGTATTAGAAGACTTTAATCAGTCACTCTCTACATACATTCCATCTTCTGAAATATCAAGGTTTAATTCTGGAATGAATTTCACTTATGAGACCGATTTCTTCTATCCAGTCATCAAAGAGAGTAAAGAAATTTTTGAAGAGACAAAAGGAGCTTTCGATCCAACAATTCAACCTCTAGTAAAAGGTTGGGGATTTGGACCAGGAAAAACACCAACGATCAAGGAATCTGAAATCGATTCTATCCTACAATTTGTAGGTTTTGATAAATACATCACTTTTGATGAAAAAACGGTAACTAAGTCCAAAGCAGGAGTAGAGTTGGATTTCTCTGCCATTGCCAAAGGTTATGCTGTTGATGTCGTCGCTAAAATCTTAGATGATAAAAACATTAAGAACTATATGGTCGAAATCGGAGGCGAGGTAGTTTGTAAAGGTCACAATGAAAAAGAAAAAATATGGAAAATAGGTATCGATAACCCTCGTTTTAAAGAAGGAACAGGAGAAGCGTTATCGGTAATTGTTTCATTAGATAATAAAGCACTTGCTACATCAGGAAATTATAGAAACTTCTATGTGAAAGATGGTAAAAAATATGCTCACACATTAGATCCAAGAACAGGATACCCTGTACAACATAGTTTATTAAGTGCTTCAGTATTTTCTTCATCATGTATGGCATCTGATGCTTATGCAACAGCATTTATGGTAGCAGGTTTAGAAGAAGCCAAAAGAATCGTTGCAGAAAATAGCGATCTAGAAGCAATCTTGATCTACGACGACAATGGGGAGATGAAAACGTATATTTCTGAAGGAGCGAAGGCTTTTTTGAGTGAATAG
- a CDS encoding linear amide C-N hydrolase: MKKSIKISSIIGLCLMLLVNSTIFACTGIRLIAEDGSVRYGRTMEWGSFDIHSQVAFIPKGFQFKGLTPEGQNGKVYTAKYGIVGLDWMGKDLIVDGMNEEGLAVGNYYFPNFAGYPEFVSEEASNTISSQGLPNYILSQFATVEEAKKGIQEVNVVGVIEESLGIVVDSHWMVSDATGASIVIEYIDGELKIYDASIGVITNAPSYDWHLTNLKNYINLEFDAAKPKTLNGETFTQTGVGSGMLGLPGDMTPPSRFVRAVAWTQTTRPMPNTKESMYEMFRILDNFNLTLGPDGAEGTGELFGKDHSTMKSSTIWTTSWDLTNKTFNYHTQHNRRVQQIDVNDIDFTKIGDQIVRIPLDVEREQDILNRTPKF, from the coding sequence ATGAAAAAGTCAATCAAAATCTCATCAATCATAGGTCTTTGCCTAATGTTATTAGTCAACTCAACAATCTTTGCTTGCACTGGTATTCGCCTGATCGCTGAAGATGGAAGTGTTCGCTATGGTCGTACGATGGAATGGGGATCATTCGATATACATTCACAAGTGGCATTTATACCTAAAGGGTTTCAATTTAAAGGTCTTACACCTGAAGGACAAAACGGGAAAGTTTACACTGCTAAATATGGTATCGTTGGTCTAGATTGGATGGGAAAAGATCTTATTGTAGATGGGATGAATGAGGAAGGACTTGCCGTCGGTAATTATTACTTCCCGAACTTTGCTGGGTATCCAGAATTTGTTTCCGAGGAAGCCTCTAATACTATCTCTTCACAAGGCTTACCTAATTATATATTATCTCAATTTGCTACCGTTGAAGAAGCAAAAAAAGGTATTCAAGAAGTAAATGTAGTTGGTGTTATCGAGGAGTCTTTAGGTATTGTGGTCGATTCACATTGGATGGTAAGTGATGCGACAGGAGCATCAATTGTTATCGAATATATTGATGGTGAGCTTAAAATTTACGATGCTTCTATTGGGGTAATCACAAACGCACCTTCTTACGATTGGCATCTTACAAATCTAAAAAACTACATCAACTTAGAATTTGATGCTGCTAAACCAAAAACTTTAAATGGAGAGACATTCACTCAAACTGGTGTGGGTTCTGGAATGCTTGGTCTTCCTGGCGATATGACTCCTCCATCTCGTTTTGTTAGAGCAGTTGCATGGACACAAACAACTAGACCAATGCCTAACACGAAAGAGTCTATGTACGAAATGTTCAGAATCTTAGATAATTTCAATCTAACATTAGGACCTGATGGTGCAGAAGGAACTGGTGAATTATTCGGTAAAGATCATAGCACTATGAAAAGTTCAACTATTTGGACAACTTCATGGGACCTTACTAATAAAACATTCAACTATCACACTCAACACAATAGAAGAGTTCAACAAATTGATGTGAATGATATTGATTTCACAAAAATCGGTGATCAAATTGTTAGAATACCACTTGATGTTGAAAGAGAACAAGATATCTTAAATAGAACACCTAAGTTTTAA
- a CDS encoding sulfatase-like hydrolase/transferase, whose translation MKNIFLSLLLAIMSWGCNQMASAQKEDKPNVIIIYADDLGRGILGKYGQTKIATPNLDKLALQGKTFTNAYGSNVCAPARASLLTGLNNAKAPVHTPGGLVCELEAGIIDQATFDKKIYRSHNQGYYYIGEMAKSAGYHTSYIGKLGFGYSDTKEMIDSYGFDYHCGLYDAVLCWSFYPPHYRLNGKKIPIPNNPKLSKREPVCPLVGEENMTYSEDIWLEHALSYLEEKKDDPFFMIYATQLPHGPASIAPKDFKYKDQEGWTKQERVYASMINKLDESVGAIITKLEELKIADNTVIIFTSDNGHEIQSYTTVNPQYKDPDIVYDYESNSFDQSKVKPNKEQMYWDGHHSGEDIFNGAIGRRGMKRYNFEGGLNVPYIVKWPGKVMPNSESNLMIADYDIMATVSDIIGGEVKPNDGISILPTFLDQEDQKEHDYIFFKCTTGSAQDVIIKDGWKLINELDTKNSDYKLKNKAYHWALYNLNDDPFEKQDLASQFPEKVKEFKRLIDKENNAKVLYK comes from the coding sequence ATGAAGAATATTTTTTTAAGTCTATTATTGGCTATAATGAGCTGGGGGTGTAATCAGATGGCATCAGCTCAAAAAGAAGATAAACCTAATGTGATTATCATTTATGCTGATGACCTCGGTCGAGGTATATTAGGTAAATATGGTCAGACAAAGATAGCAACTCCTAACCTCGATAAGTTAGCACTTCAGGGAAAAACGTTTACCAATGCATACGGTTCAAATGTATGTGCGCCCGCAAGAGCATCACTTCTAACTGGATTGAATAATGCGAAGGCACCTGTGCATACTCCAGGTGGTTTAGTATGTGAATTAGAGGCTGGAATCATCGATCAAGCTACTTTTGATAAGAAAATTTATAGAAGTCATAACCAAGGATACTATTACATTGGGGAGATGGCCAAAAGTGCGGGATACCATACATCTTACATCGGGAAATTAGGATTTGGTTATTCCGATACAAAGGAAATGATCGATAGCTATGGCTTCGATTATCACTGTGGGTTATATGATGCCGTTTTATGTTGGAGTTTTTATCCGCCTCATTATAGATTGAATGGTAAGAAAATTCCTATCCCTAATAATCCGAAGTTAAGCAAAAGAGAACCTGTTTGTCCTTTGGTAGGGGAGGAAAACATGACGTACAGTGAAGATATTTGGTTAGAGCATGCTTTATCTTATCTAGAAGAGAAGAAAGACGATCCGTTCTTTATGATTTATGCGACTCAATTACCTCATGGCCCAGCTTCTATTGCTCCAAAAGACTTTAAGTATAAAGATCAAGAAGGATGGACGAAACAAGAGAGAGTATATGCTTCTATGATCAATAAATTGGATGAGTCGGTAGGGGCTATTATCACCAAATTAGAAGAATTGAAAATTGCAGATAACACTGTTATCATCTTTACCAGCGATAATGGACACGAAATCCAATCGTATACTACTGTCAATCCTCAATATAAAGATCCTGATATTGTCTACGATTATGAATCAAACTCTTTTGATCAGTCAAAGGTAAAACCGAATAAAGAGCAAATGTATTGGGATGGTCATCATAGTGGTGAAGATATCTTTAATGGTGCTATTGGTCGAAGAGGAATGAAAAGGTATAATTTTGAAGGAGGGTTGAACGTTCCTTATATCGTAAAATGGCCGGGAAAGGTAATGCCAAATTCAGAAAGCAATTTAATGATTGCCGACTACGACATTATGGCCACAGTATCTGATATTATAGGAGGGGAAGTGAAACCTAATGATGGGATTTCTATTCTTCCAACGTTTTTAGATCAAGAAGATCAAAAGGAACACGATTATATCTTCTTTAAATGTACTACTGGATCAGCACAAGATGTGATTATTAAAGATGGATGGAAATTAATCAATGAGCTAGATACAAAAAATAGTGACTATAAACTGAAAAATAAAGCATACCATTGGGCTTTGTATAATCTAAATGATGATCCATTTGAAAAACAAGATTTAGCCTCTCAATTCCCAGAAAAAGTGAAGGAATTCAAAAGATTAATTGATAAAGAAAATAACGCTAAAGTGTTGTACAAATAA
- a CDS encoding sulfatase, which translates to MIKSILKFVFGFCLLSNASAQNDKPNILLINVDDLGWSDVGYQGNEIYQTPNIDQLAKESISFINGYAGAANCAPSRACLITGQTTTRHGISTVGSSNRGAPFTRKLNGIPTKTKLKSDALTMGSILKEHGYQTAMFGKWHVSDDARDMGFDYTIAGGHKGQPKSYFSPYKMFNIDDKEEGEFLTDRLTNEAIHYLSNVKNKKQPFFLYLPFFAIHTPLMGKPELIEKYRGKKFSDGHKVNPVYAALVENTDWNVGRLLTALDQLGLTEDTIIIFTSDNGGIYTYSHQLPLRAGKGSYYEGGIKVPTLFKWKGHWKAGVEVDTRVTHLDYLPTLLDLINVEAPDNYPLDGESIKPLIEGKKKFDHDRVIVYHFPIYLQAYTKGGDDARDPLFRTRPGSVIIKGNWKLHYYYEDQGMELYNLETDISERNNLVDKHPKKAKSMYRLLQEWLQEHGGEIPEELNPEYDAVRAREEIEKHL; encoded by the coding sequence ATGATAAAATCAATTTTAAAATTCGTATTTGGCTTTTGTCTATTGTCAAACGCATCGGCTCAAAATGATAAGCCAAACATTTTATTAATTAATGTAGACGATTTGGGCTGGAGTGATGTTGGTTACCAAGGAAATGAAATTTATCAGACTCCCAATATTGATCAGTTAGCAAAAGAAAGTATATCATTTATCAACGGGTATGCAGGTGCTGCCAATTGTGCTCCATCTCGTGCTTGTTTAATCACAGGACAAACCACAACAAGACATGGAATATCAACGGTAGGTTCATCCAATAGAGGTGCACCTTTTACTAGAAAGTTGAATGGAATACCAACCAAGACAAAGTTGAAATCGGATGCTTTAACAATGGGTTCAATTTTAAAGGAACACGGTTATCAAACCGCTATGTTTGGAAAATGGCATGTAAGTGATGATGCCCGCGATATGGGGTTTGACTATACAATTGCAGGTGGACATAAAGGTCAACCCAAAAGTTATTTCAGTCCTTATAAAATGTTCAATATTGATGATAAAGAAGAGGGGGAATTTCTAACGGATAGATTAACGAATGAAGCAATTCACTATCTGTCGAATGTAAAAAATAAGAAACAACCTTTCTTTTTGTACTTACCATTTTTCGCTATTCATACTCCTCTGATGGGAAAACCCGAATTAATAGAAAAATACAGAGGAAAGAAGTTTTCTGATGGACATAAAGTCAATCCTGTCTATGCAGCATTAGTGGAGAACACCGATTGGAATGTAGGAAGACTTTTAACTGCCTTAGATCAATTAGGTTTAACAGAAGATACCATAATCATTTTCACTTCAGATAATGGAGGAATATATACCTATTCTCATCAGTTACCATTAAGGGCAGGGAAGGGATCTTATTATGAAGGTGGAATAAAAGTGCCTACTCTTTTTAAATGGAAGGGACATTGGAAAGCAGGAGTTGAAGTGGATACAAGAGTAACTCATTTAGATTATCTACCGACACTTTTAGATTTGATTAACGTCGAAGCACCAGATAATTACCCTTTAGATGGGGAGTCGATAAAACCTTTAATAGAAGGGAAAAAGAAATTTGATCATGATCGAGTAATCGTTTATCATTTTCCTATTTACTTACAAGCATACACCAAAGGAGGAGACGATGCTCGTGATCCTCTATTTAGAACTCGACCGGGGTCAGTTATCATTAAAGGAAACTGGAAACTACATTACTATTATGAAGATCAAGGAATGGAATTATACAATTTAGAAACTGATATTTCTGAACGTAATAACTTAGTCGACAAACATCCAAAGAAAGCAAAATCAATGTATCGCTTATTGCAAGAATGGTTACAAGAACATGGAGGGGAGATTCCGGAGGAGTTGAACCCAGAGTACGATGCAGTGAGGGCGAGAGAGGAAATAGAAAAGCATTTGTAA